From Streptomyces chrestomyceticus JCM 4735, one genomic window encodes:
- a CDS encoding immunity 51 family protein, with amino-acid sequence MRFAWPDIAERLDFDSEAGMFCEAGSPGDLARLKAAVETVITRPEAVRDIIVRAEISGFEFDD; translated from the coding sequence GTGCGGTTTGCCTGGCCGGACATCGCTGAGCGCCTTGATTTCGACAGTGAGGCCGGCATGTTCTGCGAGGCCGGGAGCCCGGGCGACCTTGCGCGACTCAAGGCGGCCGTTGAAACCGTCATCACGAGGCCCGAGGCAGTCCGCGACATCATTGTCCGTGCGGAGATTTCGGGCTTCGAGTTCGATGACTAG
- a CDS encoding VOC family protein, with the protein MAVRRVVPNVQSVAVQESRDFYGLLGFEEVMNHGWIMTLASPAAPAAQVSFMAEDKTAPVTPDMSVEVDDVDAAYALMRERGAEIVHPLQDEEWGVRRFFVRDPNGRVVNVLGHR; encoded by the coding sequence ATGGCCGTTCGCCGTGTCGTACCCAACGTCCAGTCAGTGGCTGTGCAGGAGAGCCGGGACTTCTACGGCCTGCTCGGATTCGAGGAGGTCATGAACCACGGCTGGATCATGACACTCGCTTCCCCTGCCGCCCCTGCCGCGCAGGTCAGCTTCATGGCCGAGGACAAGACCGCGCCTGTCACCCCGGACATGAGCGTGGAGGTCGATGACGTGGACGCGGCCTATGCGCTGATGCGGGAGCGCGGAGCGGAGATCGTGCATCCCTTGCAGGACGAGGAGTGGGGGGTGCGGCGGTTCTTCGTACGCGATCCCAACGGCCGGGTGGTGAATGTGCTGGGCCACCGCTGA
- a CDS encoding poly-gamma-glutamate hydrolase family protein, whose product MPAIPTPSRRTLLAAATATAAAPFLTGLATQNAFAAPAAASKDNWLTNTALYADPTVVEGTDYARRYRRHAMFDDDRGRRHDFARSVILAPHGGGIETGTTELCLAIAGYRPKDLAPTPAQGPVYDYWMFEGIRKKDNGELHVTATNCDDHIARSLCAGSLNALSLHGCKPEQAGLPAGTPAVLVGGRNATLRSYLIAEFKAVGIRAQDATGIPALAGTDPDNIANRTMLGEGAQLEITTSLRASMFQDNSATGRQEQQTDTFRNFVGAARAALQRLEAGQKIL is encoded by the coding sequence ATGCCCGCCATACCCACCCCCAGCAGACGCACCCTGCTGGCCGCCGCGACAGCCACCGCCGCGGCGCCCTTCCTCACCGGGCTGGCCACGCAGAACGCCTTCGCCGCGCCGGCCGCCGCGAGCAAGGACAACTGGCTGACCAACACCGCCCTGTACGCGGACCCCACGGTCGTCGAGGGCACGGACTACGCCCGCCGCTACCGTCGGCACGCGATGTTCGACGACGACCGCGGCCGGCGCCACGACTTCGCCCGGTCGGTGATCCTCGCCCCGCACGGCGGCGGCATCGAGACCGGCACCACCGAGCTGTGCCTCGCCATCGCCGGGTACCGCCCCAAGGACCTCGCGCCCACCCCGGCCCAGGGCCCGGTGTACGACTACTGGATGTTCGAAGGCATCCGCAAGAAGGACAACGGCGAGCTCCACGTCACCGCCACCAACTGCGACGACCACATCGCCCGCTCGCTGTGCGCCGGGAGCCTGAACGCCCTGAGCCTGCACGGCTGCAAGCCCGAACAGGCCGGACTGCCGGCCGGCACCCCGGCCGTCCTCGTCGGGGGCCGCAACGCCACGCTGCGGTCGTACCTGATCGCCGAGTTCAAGGCGGTGGGTATCCGCGCCCAGGACGCCACCGGCATCCCCGCCCTCGCAGGCACCGACCCGGACAACATCGCCAACCGTACGATGCTCGGCGAGGGCGCCCAACTGGAGATCACCACGTCCTTGCGCGCGTCGATGTTCCAGGACAACTCCGCCACCGGACGCCAGGAGCAGCAGACGGACACCTTCCGGAACTTC